The following are from one region of the Dysidea avara unplaced genomic scaffold, odDysAvar1.4 SCAFFOLD_524, whole genome shotgun sequence genome:
- the LOC136246185 gene encoding asparagine synthetase [glutamine-hydrolyzing]-like, whose protein sequence is MDKWVQQETNVTYHVGHTNQSSTWYYNEIREKLISAVRKRISTTERPIACLLSGGLDSSLITSIVSSFMDTKEKKLETYSIGLEGSEDLKYARLVANFLKTNHHEIIVSEMDFLEAIPEVIKTIESYDTTTVRASVGNYLVAKYIKENSDAKVIFNGDGSDEVTGGYMYFHKAPDSLSFDNECKRLLKDICYFDVLRSDRCISCHGLEARTPFLDKEFVRNYLSLPYKKRYHVEKKQCEKYLLRDAFGNYLPTEVLFRTKEAFSDGVNLDMTKQYEINPPQTKEQYYYRSVFEEFYPGR, encoded by the exons ATGGATAAATGGGTACAACAAGAAACAAATGTTACATATCATGTAGGACATACCAATCAGTCATCTACTTGGTATTATAACGAAATTAGGGAAAAACTCATTTCAGCAGTTAGAAAACGTATTTCTACTACAGAACGTCCAATTGCTTGTTTGCTATCAGGAGGATTGGATAGTAGTTTGATTACATCTATTGTTTCATCATTTATGGATACAAAGGAGAAAAAATTAGAAACCTATAGTATTGGCTTGGAAGGTTCAGAAGATCTTAAATATGCTAGACTTGTTGccaattttttaaaaacaaatcATCATGAAATTATTGTGAGTGAAATGGATTTCTTAGAAGCGATTCCTGAAGTAATTAAAACGATTGAAAGCTATGACACAACTACTGTTCGTGCTAGTGTTGGTAATTATTTAGTTGCTAAATATATTAAAGAAAATAGTGATGCTAAGGTTATTTTTAATGGAGATGGCTCGGATGAAGTTACTGGTGGATACATGTATTTTCACAAAGCACCAGATAGTCTTAGTTTTGATAATGAATGTAAAAGATTATTGAAAGATATTTGTTACTTTGATGTATTGCGTTCGGACCGTTGTATTTCTTGTCATGGTTTGGAAGCACGCACACCATTTTTAGATAAAGAATTTGTTCGAAATTATCTTTCTCTTCCTTATAAAAAACGGTATCATGTTGAAAAAAAACAATGTGAAAAATATTTACTACGTGATGCATTTGGAAATTATTTACCTACGGAAGTATTGTTTCGTACAAAGGAAGCATTTAGTGATGGTGTAA ATTTAGATATGACAAAACAATATGAAATAAATCCACCCCAAACAAAAGAACAATATTATTATCGTTCAGTATTTGAAGAATTTTATCCTGGAAGAA